CTATGAACAGTGAGAGGATATTGTTCATCCACCGGTCTGGTCTACGCGTTAAGCACAAAACGTTGGGATCATCTCGGTTTCCACggcaataaataataaaatcaggAAACCCAAAGTAATGATTCTGATCTCACAATTAGATATTCAGTAATTCATCCCCATCATATATAAGCTTTAAACGATGCTTCAATTGCGATCATGCAACCGTTAGAGACCGAGTCCAAGCTGGAAAGCAACGAAAATACGAAAATCTTTATGATAATTTGGCTCTGCAAACACCTAAGGTCAATCTGAAAATTGAACAAATCCAAAAGCCTATTTGCCATCAAAGTTGAACGAGATTTAGAAGGGGTTTGTGTTTTTCACTATCTTATTGGTCTATATTGTATGCTGCATCCTACATGCCTCCACAGCCTTCACGTCATGGAGATAATAGCTTTTTGACACAAATTTCACATCATGGTGAAATAATTTGACCTGAACTGACCAAAGATTTTCATTCACCGCAGGAAAAATTGACTTTTTTAAGAATTGATGACAGATGCCAAATAGAAATAAATTGGCTATCCTGCTGCCACCGTCACTCACTCTCAAAGATCTTAGAGAAGCAACTCTCTTCCACCTCCCTCCTCCGTCTTCCTCCAACTTAGAGCTTCTCTTGGGTAAAAACCTCTCATTCCCTCTACCCCTCCTCCCCCATTCTTATCACAAGGTAGAGAGGAaccatttttttcctcttctctctcctcaccttCCCCCACTTATCACACTCTTCTCTTTACCCTGATTTCCCCTTAATTCTCTACCAAACTCCGCCATCTCTATTCCTTACCTACCCCCATTCAATGCTGCCTTCACTACAAATACTACAACCACCACCATTATCAACCTccagatttattattttaatggcTCCTCAACAGACTCAGCGTGTGATTTTGAAGATCGAAACTCTTTATATCTATGTAGTTTAGagggtgagatgagatgattttatataaaaattaaagttgaataaaatattattttttaatattattattttaaaatttaaaaaaattaaattgtttattatattttatgtagaaatttaaaaaagttgtaatgataaaacAGATTGAACCATTTCTGTATCCAAACTAAACTAAGCCATGCAATCTCCTCCCATGCAAATCTTGAATAATGCATCTCTTCCTCTCTACTGTAACACTGTTGGTGATTGCCTGTAAATAATGGGGAGTTCATATATACTTTTGCTTACGTATACAGAGTAAAGGTCTTGTTCGATTACTCCAGTCCAATCATGACCAGCTCACCTCtattataacataaaaaattgCTACATGCAGCACAAATTTTGCAATCCGCTTTCTAAACTGAACGGCAAACTACTTACATAACATATGCAAAAGTTCTCATTTTCTTGACAATAAGGACAGGCTCAAAAGTAGTCATTTTCTATGGTTCCATTTCGACTCTCTCATACCCTTTTGATTTCTTTCTTTGGCTGCTCTACATTGTTGTCCCTCCTTTTAACTATGGTTAGTTTTCAATATATCTAATTgcttatgaaaataaaaaatagaaagagaacgGCTATACCATATTTTGAATGGAATACCGCCTAAAAGCTGGTACACGCTTCCACAAGCACACACAGCCACCCACTCACACGAAGCATACCAACATGCTTTTATAAACCAACTCTTGTTTAAGTTCCCTGAACAACCCTTCAACACCAAGCATAAGAAGGATTGGGAAAAAACAAAGCAACTATATTAGAGAAGCAACCACTTGAAGTCAAGCCACCCAAAAGCACCTGTCAAATGGTGAAGGAACTGCTCCTACATTAGGGCGAGAAACTACCTTTAATCATTTCAATAGTCACATTAGCAAAGAAGAAATTTGTTTGTCAACATTACCAAATTCCATCCAAAGGGTCAACCAAATAACACTCCTAAAAGTATGGCTAAAAGAACCACAAGTGAAGCAATCCTCAAAATCTCAGCCCccagattataattttttattggcaccgggtatTTGAGAACAAAGTCCCAACTAATCTCAGGGGTGTACAGTCTCGACAAGAAGTTTTCCACAAGTGCACTTTAagtaattcaaaagaaaaattcctCCAGTCCGATGTCcactagaaattgtttgcacctaagAAATTTGAACCATAGACCTGGAGGGAGCAAGctgcataccaccaagaccaatgCTCTAAATACTTGAGCCAAACCCTAGGGGCTAGCCCCTAGATTGATTGAAGGTCTGACTAAGAAATTGGATTGCTTCAAATGTTGTATCATCCATtatgttccaaaatctaaccATTTCCTGGCCTTTGCTCCGTTCTACAAGAATTACTTTTCGttcttttgagagagagagagagagagagagagagagagagaggaagggggggcggggggggggagGAAGTCTTCGGTTTGCTGTATGCCTAGCTCTACCAAAGTTTGCCTCAATTCAGCTCCACGATGGTATGGGATTATCACCCTTTATCCCAACAAAACATAAAAGCATAGCTGAACAAAGTACCCAGCAATATTCCCAAGTTCAGAATTCCAATTTGCAGTGACATAATACTAGACTACTTCAAGGCTACAATGTGATGACATGAAACAATTGCTACGTTTTCTTTCTAATGAGTATACTGACCACTTACCCAAAATAAACACATACTCAGTCAGATGCCAGCAAGGTGAAATCCTCAAATAAGTATAGGAGAGACAATTAAACCCAGAAGAGATTAGACGCAATGCACAGTTAATAACAGAAAGATGGAGGCGGGGAAAGAGGGTTTATGACCTTACAAGGACCCAAAAAATGACTGCAGACACTGTGGTACACTTCAAACCACCATTTAGCAAttcaaaatttccaatcacTTAGGAAGCAAAGTTTTACGGAATTTCTTGTTATAATTAactaaaaatatgtaaattggAATGCCTACATATTCACAAAATTTATAACATTCTTGTACAAACCAGACGATATTGCTAAAAGGGTCTACTGATCATTGAACCAACAGAATCATCAAATACACTCGAAGCTACAAGAACACTTGATAATTACATGGGTTCTTGCTCATCATTTCAACAATAATACATTTTAAGTAAATACATTATTTGTTCCTAACGTCTCCAGGTATATGCATTTGGTGCATTACCAGTTTAGAACCATTTGTCCCAAGAATAACTCGCATAAACACTGTTGAGCAATATGTTACCATGCAATGTTTGTATTCCATCAAGTTATGCAATACCtgctgtaaatcttttatccaGTTCATAATCCATGAAACAAAAAATCTagtataaaaatataacaatttcTTACTACCCTCTAGCATTAGACCTCTCTGCAGTGAGAAAAGGAGAAAGAATGCAGAGGGGGAAAAAACTACAGCCTCATAGCACTCTTCTAACTGCACGGAATAAACACGCATCGGGAATCTAGATTTCCAAAATTCTAGGGAAACTACAGGTTGGGCTTCTTAACAATTTAGTAAGCTACGATAAAATAAAGGTAATCCAGGGGTGGTAAATTATGGGACTTTTAGAACTATACTGTACAGTTTCCTAGACACCCAGAGAATCcagaaaacaaaaagcaaaTAGATCAGCAAAGATCATCAAATCCAAGCAATATCAGATTCATCACCCAAAAAAGAAACACCATAACAACACCGCGACTAGATCACAAATAGATATGAAAACAATGTGTTCAACATTCTGATTATTAACGTcatcaaaatgtatgattttgGGAGAAATGTTATGGGAAATACTGTCCGTAAAGAGGGGGATTTTTTCTTAGATTCTTCCAAAGCACTAAGAAAAAAGGTAAACAATATTCTTGGGaaatcatcatcattttttGTAACGAGCTACCTCGTCGTCGTTGGGGAAGAATCCCATGATTCGACCAGCCGAATTCTGGTACGCGTACATGAACCCTCCCATCAGCCCAATCAGACCTCCGGTCACCATCGACGGTCCCCTAATCCCCGGCTTAATCCCTGGTTagcaaaaaattaacaaaattaattCCATTTCGTGGACAAGCTATCAATTTGAATAGAAAGatagagcgagagagagagagggagagaccgGAGAGGTAGCCGACGGTGACGGAGACGCCAGTAATGGTTGTGAACCGGAGGTAGTCGAGGAAGTTGAAGTTTCCGACTACTTTGGTGAAGGGAGGGTTCCGATCGATGACCGGGTACTCTGGCTTCGTCGAAGCGGTGATGTCTGTGTTCATCTTTCTTTGCTCTCAACGACGCCGTCACTctaccactctctctctctctctgctcaaGCGCAACTACGGCTGTGTATGCCAACTGCCAAGTAAACGAGAAAGACTAGAACTTTGGGTCTAAAAGGGCCGAGTTCCGCTTTTATAATGAAAAGATGATAAAGCTTCAGCCTAATGGGCTGAGTTCGGCTTTTTAAATGTCTTTGGACCTCATGGGCCGAGGTCGGCTTTACAATGGACAATGGTATGAATAATCTAAGTTTGGGATATTCGGAGATACTGTTAGTATCTAAATGGTGggaaaaaattctaaacataagctcatatactataaattatatatttttttaatttttttcttttataaaatatttgaaatatggatagtgagtaaaaaaatttaattattttaaaaagaataaatttaaaaagaattttaaaaaataaaaaaatgaggtGTATGGTGTGTGTGGCTATTAAGTAGTAAAACTCAATAGTGGGCTAATAGAAACGAATTGCTCACTTAGGAATTGTTTAGATTGAGAGAGTTTCTTAACAtaacttatcttatcttattactataattttttaaaataaaaaataatatttataatcattgaACGTGCAAGCGTCGTGCagctcctttaaaaaaaaaggtaaatatataactcacatgataaaaaattaattttttaataataaaccatattttttttagaagtatGATTCGGCACTTACTCGttccataattatatatagcattactctatgTAAATACTCTATAAGAGGATTAATGTAAATCTTTGTTATAttgtttaaggaaaaaagacaAATTATGAAAGCACGTGGACGAATCACGGGCATTGACCTTGTGATGCGGTGGGGGTAAGGGTGTAGAACCggatttggatttggatttggtCCTTTGGATATCTGGCTATAATTGAAtctaaatttagattttaaaaaccggAAAGTTATCCATCCGGAAAAATCCGAAAATAATTCGGACGGTAACCTGATTTAAACCCGGATATTTGGGTTTATCACCTTTTTTGGATGTGAACCGGATATCCGGGTctataatactttatttatttatatttatatttatttatatatatatatatatatatatatatatatatatatataaaggacttttaagacttttaaaaaatattttcaaaataattttttttaaaaaaatttgaatatcatGTTTAATAtccagattttttaaaaaatattataaacactttttaaaaggtttttttttttaaaaaaaaaaaaatctttttaacaattcaaaaggcttattatttctctttatacaaaataaataataatacattaatatacaCAATACGTGcacactacatattacattattgtttacatcacaatgcaaaacattaatttataaaaaataaaataaataataatacatcacaacTAATTAGACTAATACTTTGCACAATAATACATATTACACACATACTAAATCCTCTTCAAATTATGCAGATCAAGTATAACAATATATAAGATGAACTTCAATTAATTAAGTCCACCTACTCATGATGATCCATCACTGACTTTGAGCATATGGGACAGTAGTATCTGTGTGATGTAACAGAGTCATGAACTTCAAGAGCAAACGTAAACGTTTTGCCATGTAAACAGATAAAGCTTAGTGATCTGACAAGatcttataattttaaatacctcaagagttttcaattcaaaatttggaGGCTAGATTTAACACTTCCCTTCTATTTTCAACAAGCATGTACAAATCACCCTATCAATTCAATAGACTTTAGAGTCTCCTTCACAAAATTTGGTTCGGTTATGCTTAGAACCAAAAGATAAGTATATGTAATTTGTGGTGGGATAGTTACCTTAAATTTTCCTTAATCATGCATGAGCTCAAGAACCAAAAAACCAATTAGTGATCTGACAAATGTCACTCTACccaaaataatgataattaagGGTCTAGAACTATGTCATAGATTCACTGTCACTTCACATTTAACTGCAATTCACAATCAAATGATCTTCTTAATGCACTCTGGATTAGTACATATCTTGCTAAGAATAGCAGAGCGGCTGTCACGCAGGATAGTTCATTACAATACACAAGCTATATTTCATTACAACAAAAGAAATCTTAAGCATCTTCTTATAAAATCATACATGACGATCACaatatacaaaacataataGCCTTGACCTGGTCATTATCATGAACAAAGAATGTTTAAGTTGCTGAAGTTGAGCAAGGAGGGTCACcttaagaagaaaataaatatagaagttaagttaaaattgataaattagtaataaaaagtcaaaattaacaaataaaaatatttaccttCAATATCAAGGCCTTCTACATGCTCCTCCACCTCTTGAGTATTAATTGATCTACAACCCAACTAATTTTGAGTGTAGATTAATGCTTACATAGTCTCCGGTGCTAATGAGTTTCGGAAGAGATCCAATACATGTCCACTGTTACTGAATGCAGACTCGGATGCAACGGTGGAAATATAGATGACAAATACATTACGTGCGATATCCGCAAGGATGTAATATCTAAACGAGTTCCTCTTCCACCaagtcaaaatctcaaacttggGTGTTTTTGGTTCAATCACATCCGACAAATATCTATCCACCTCCAAGCTAAATACTGAACTGTTTTGCTCCTCAAGATATTGCTCTAAAGTTGTATCAAAATCTTTACAGTCTGGGTCATTACCAATAATACTTTAAGAACTTCTATTCACATTTGATTTTTCACTACCTAACTCATGAAACTTGTGATATTATTCAATCAAATGATTCATGAACAATCTCACTTTGACCTCAATTCTATCTCCCCATTCATCCCCTTTGCACACTTTCAACCAATATACCAAGGCTTTAATCTTATATCGAGGGTTAATGACAAAAGCTATATAAACAATCATATTCATCTTATTCCTGTTTtcccaatatttatcaaatttagACTTTATATTAGACACCATACTCATCAACACACTATCCTCACTCAAACACATTTTATTCAAAGTGTGCTCAATTGTACAAAATTGCTGAAATAACATACTTGAAGTCACGTACAATGAGTGAGAGATTTTCAAGGTGGCAACATAAAAgacctttaaaaatttaataaaaatccgAACTCTTTGCCAATCCTCATATGGAGGAGCCAAAAGTTGTGCATCACTCATTCTCATTAGATATATGAAGTTCCATCTTCTAGGAACATCTAGAGacacaattttttcatatttcatgtTCAGCTCGTTTgtatatgttttaaacatatcaAGTTTTGCAGGTAAAGACCCTACAAATCTTATTGcttctctaatattatttattgcatcatgtataatttttaaaccatcACCTACAATGAGATTTAAAATTTGTGCAATACATCACATGTGTATAAACTCACCCCCCAAAATTGTGAACTTGTTATCTTTTATGCTCCTTTTCACATAATCAACATCAACATCAACATCAACATCAACATCAATAGAGAAGGCATTATCTACAGTAATCGTACAAAGGTGGCCAATCTTCCAATCCATTATACAAGAATCTAACATCCAAGTAATGGTCTCACCATTATAATTAGGAATATGGTAAAACATTATGATTTTCTTGCACCCACCAAATAAGGAATCCAACGACTAAAACATGTGACCAGTCTGGTACCACAAAGAAACAATCAATATTCTCTTGAGTGAGGATCACATCAGAACCAACAGAGGTTGGCTTTTCCCTAACTGATGATTAAATAAGATCCAAACGCTCCACCTCTCCCCTTGTGGGAGTAACTTCGAAATGATAACCATTAGGAATAAAATGCCAAGAGGCCTTCATGTGAAACTCATGATGGCTGGCCTCACCAATGGGGAACCTTCAAACAACTCTAGAAGCGAAAAAAGAACTTCTAGTCCCAGTTCTTGATGTGGGAGTAGTGAGATTCCAAGTGAATGACCCAATTGCCCGTTCTTGAACAGGAAATTACACTAGTTCCCATTGTGCCATCTAATGCCATGGACAAGATCCTTTTATGAAAGAATTTGTGAGTAGTAAGGTCATAGTTCTCTTTTCCTGCCACCTCTAAGGCTTGCATCTAAACAATGTAGCAAGTTAACACGATCCATCAAGCATTGGGTACGTAAGAGCTATAGGCAGGGTCCATGCCCAAATATTCCAAGATGTCATGAACTAAGTGACAAGGGGGCAGGAAGTTTCACCCTAGCTATCAAGAACATGCCTTATTATGTGACACGATCAGCTCCATAGTATGTATCTATTGATATAGTTTCAAACATGAAAGGCCACCATTTTCGTACTCGGTGGATCTTGCAGAAGAGAGAATAAGAACTTAATTATGGCCTAGAAAAGAAACTAATAGGAGGTCATATAACTTGCATGCTACCATCTTCGTATCCTTTTGCTTTTTGCTTATGTCGTAATATTAACTATACTTTGGCTTTGTGTCCATTTGCGTAGGAAGCCTCCAGCTTCTACATGCTCTCCATCGAGTACTTAGTTTTTAATTAATACTAGTTGTCATATTCGTATTTCTTTGTTTAATGttggatatatatattgtcatcCACTAAAGGGGTTCGATATGAAAATTTCCATTCCTTGAGAAGGGTTCTTATGTGTCATCTTTGGTCATATTAGagattagatattttatttttatttttatttttcctgctcaTTCTTTTGATGTATATAAATAGACACGTTTATTTTACTTTCAGTTCTGTTAATACAAGGAagatatttttcttcatttcttgaTATGGTATTAGTAGTTTTATTCTCCACGTGCTAACCATAACTTCATCTTCTCTTTCTTCTGATCCTCATCTTCCTCATGAGGATGCATCAAATCCCTATTACCTTCATCACGGTGATAGTCCAGGCACTCTACTAGTAACTCAAGTTCTCACTGAAGACAATTACCACACTTGGCATCGTTTCATGTTGATGACGTTAATTGTGAAGAACAAGATCGGCTTTGTTGATGGAACTATATCACAGCCTTCGAATTCTTCCTCTCTATTTCATTCTTGGACCTGATGCAACAATATGGTCATTTCTTGGATTTTAAATTCCAtttccaaaaatattacaagaagcATTATCTACGTTAATCCTGTAATGGAAATGTGATATGATCTTAAAGAGAGATTTTCTCATAAGGCAATTGCTTCTCTTACCCAAGATGATCTTTTTGTCAATGTGTTTTTTACACAGATGAAAGGGTTATAAGATGAATTACTCAATTACAGGCCACTGCCTGTTTGTTCTTGTGGAGGATTGCATTCCTTGCTTGATCTACATCAACAAGAATAtgctatgtatttttttatgggGCTCAATGATTCCTATTCGCATATTCAAggttaaatttactttttgaacCTCTTCTCCCAATTAATAAGGtttttttccttattcttcAAGACAACAGATAGCGTGAGATTGGTTCTGTTTTGATTCATTCGATTCAATTTGCTGCTTTATCTTCAAATTCCTCTGCAAGTCTTCACCTAAACAGAAGAATTTTACATGGAAGGAGAGACATGTTTGCTCTCACTGTGGAATACAAGGGCATACTATTGAGAAGTGCTTTAAAATTCATGGACATCAACCTAGATATTGCCCTAAAGCAAGGTCTTCGACTGCTTCAGCTTCTGCCAATCAAGTTACCTCCAATGAATCCACTTACAATCTTCCAATATCCCAGTCATAGTGCTAACAATTGCTCGTACTTCTTAATTCAGAATTATTTCAGCCTACCTCCAGAGTATCCAATGCAACTTGTTCATCATCTCTTGAACATTTATCAGGTAAATCCCTCTCCAAACACTTTATGTTTTCCACCAATACCATTAATCTTTCCAATATTTCCACTATTGACTAGGTAATTGATATTGGAGCAACGAATCAAATGATGCactttgtatatttatttagttCTTTTCGCCTGTTCACAATACATTTGTCAAATTACCCAATAGAGCCTTAGCCTCTGTTACTCATATAGGTTCCATATCTCTTTCACCCACTCTTGTTTTACATGATGTATTATGTATCCCATCTTTCACCTTCAATCTTTTGTATGTAAGCAAGTTCACTACTTCAACTTGTTGTGTCATATTTCTTCATGATAATTGCTACATTCAGGATCTCACAAATTGGAGGATGATTGGGAAGGGACTTGCTAAAGACGATTTATACTTGCTGCAATATCAACCAACCCATAGTCTTGACTCTAAAGATTTGTTTTCTATTTCTGTTGTCTCTAGTTCTTTTACTAATAATACGCTTGATAGTTGGCATAAAAGGCTGGGCCTTCCCTCATTTTCTCGCATGAAACTCTTACCTAATTTGCTTCACTTGTTTCTAATAATGCTTCAGAACATTGTGTTCTTTGCACTCTTACTAAACACAAGAGATTGCCTTTTCACAGTAGTGAACATCATTCTTTTGTTCCTTTTGAACTTGTTCATTGTGATATATAGGGGCCTTTTTCTCCTCCATCTATAGATGGTTTTCGTTTCTTTTTAACCATAGTAGATGACTATTCCTGAACTACTAGGATTTATTTACTTAAATCCAAGTTTGATGCTCGGAGTTTATTACAGTCTTGCTATAGTTGAAACTCAATTTGATTTCAAAGTAAAAATCATTCACATTGATCATGGAAGTGAATTTGCTATGAATCATTTCTTTTCCCACAAGGGAATTATCCATCAACTGTCATGTGTAGCCACCCATCAACAAAACTCTGTTGTAGAAAGAAAGCACCAATATATTCTTAATGTTGctcatattttcctttttcaatcaaaCATTCCATTGACTTTTTAGAGTGATGGTGTACTCACTGCAGTATACCTTATAAACAAAACTCATTCACCCATTCTTTCCAATAAAACCTCTTATGACCTACTCTTTAGAAAGTCTCCTTCCcccccatttgaaagtttttagtTCTCTCTGTTTTGCTTCTACCCTAGTACATAACAGATCTAAATTTGCTCCTTGTGCCTGCCGTTGAATATTCCATTGGTTATCCTTTTGCTTCTACGGCATACAGACTCTATGACATTGACAATCACTCTACTTTTGTTTCCCATGACGTTATCTTTCATGAACAAATTTTTCCATTTCAATCAATGTCTCATAACATTGATAGTGTTCCAACCCCTTCCATGTCACCAGTTGTTCTTCCTTTCCCTATTATTGATTCTGAGTCCATTCATTTTGATTCCATTCTAGTTGTTCAGCATGTAATTCCATGTTCTATTCAAGATGTCTcacttccatccattgcatgtCGAAGATCCTCTAGAGTACACAGGCCACCTGTTTATTTGCAAGACTCCCATTGCCATGTGGCTTCTTCTAATGCTTGCCCTTCTTCACCTTCAATCCAAGGTTCTAAATTAGGTATAACATATactatctcttctcttctttcttattCTTGGTTATCACGTTCTTCAAATTTTTGAACCCAAgtcttataataaaattttcccATTGGAGAACTGCGATGGCAGATGAAATTTCAGCCTTAGAAAACAATCATACTTGGACCTTGACTGCAATTCTACATGGTAAAAAACAcattggctgcaaatgggtttacaagatTAAACATAGATCTGATGGCACTATTGAGAGGTATAAGGCCCAATTGGTGACTAAGGGCTTTACACAACAAGAAGGGATTG
This genomic interval from Carya illinoinensis cultivar Pawnee chromosome 10, C.illinoinensisPawnee_v1, whole genome shotgun sequence contains the following:
- the LOC122278175 gene encoding NADH-ubiquinone oxidoreductase 20.9 kDa subunit, which gives rise to MNTDITASTKPEYPVIDRNPPFTKVVGNFNFLDYLRFTTITGVSVTVGYLSGIKPGIRGPSMVTGGLIGLMGGFMYAYQNSAGRIMGFFPNDDEVARYKK